In the genome of Meles meles chromosome 4, mMelMel3.1 paternal haplotype, whole genome shotgun sequence, one region contains:
- the ZBTB20 gene encoding zinc finger and BTB domain-containing protein 20 isoform X1: MLERKKPKTAENQKASEENEITQPGGSSAKPGLPCLNFEAVLSPDPALIHSTHSLTNSHAHTGSSDCDISCKGMTERIHSINLHNFSNSVLETLNEQRNRGHFCDVTVRIHGSMLRAHRCVLAAGSPFFQDKLLLGYSDIEIPSVVSVQSVQKLIDFMYSGVLRVSQSEALQILTAASILQIKTVIDECTRIVSQNVGDVFPGIQDSGQDTPRGTPESGTSGQSSDTESGYLQSHPQHSVDRIYSALYACSMQNGSGERSFYSGAVVSHHETALGLPRDHHMEDPSWITRIHERSQQMERYLSTTPETTHCRKQPRPVRIQTLVGNIHIKQEMEDDYDYYGQQRVQILERNESEECTEDTDQAEGTESEPKGESFDSGVSSSIGTEPDSVEQQFGSGAARDGQAEPAQAEQATEAPAEGGPQPHQLETGASSPERSNEVEMDNTVITVSNSSDKSVLQQPSVNTSIGQPLPSTQLYLRQTETLTSNLRMPLTLTSNTQVIGTAGNTYLPALFTTQPAGSGPKPFLFSLPQPLAGQQTQFVTVSQPGLSTFTAQLPAPQPLAPSAGHSTASGQGEKKPYECTLCNKTFTAKQNYVKHMFVHTGEKPHQCSICWRSFSLKDYLIKHMVTHTGVRAYQCSICNKRFTQKSSLNVHMRLHRGEKSYECYICKKKFSHKTLLERHVALHSASNGTPPAGTPPGARAGPPGVVACTEGTTYVCSVCPAKFDQIEQFNDHMRMHVSDG; this comes from the exons GTGACATCAGTTGCAAGGGGATGACCGAGCGCATTCACAGCATCAACCTTCACAACTTCAGCAATTCCGTGCTCGAGACCCTCAACGAGCAGCGCAACCGTGGCCACTTCTGTGACGTGACGGTGCGCATCCACGGGAGCATGCTGCGCGCACACCGCTGCGTGCTGGCAGCCGGCAGCCCCTTCTTCCAGGACAAGCTGCTGCTGGGCTACAGCGACATCGAAATCCCGTCGGTGGTGTCGGTGCAGTCGGTGCAAAAGCTCATTGACTTCATGTACAGCGGCGTGCTGCGCGTGTCGCAGTCAGAAGCCCTGCAGATCCTCACGGCCGCCAGCATCCTGCAGATCAAAACAGTCATCGATGAGTGCACGCGCATTGTGTCGCAGAACGTGGGCGATGTGTTCCCGGGGATTCAGGACTCAGGCCAGGACACGCCACGGGGCACTCCCGAGTCGGGCACATCGGGCCAGAGCAGCGACACCGAGTCCGGCTACCTGCAGAGCCACCCGCAGCACAGCGTGGACAGGATCTACTCGGCGCTGTACGCATGCTCCATGCAGAATGGCAGCGGGGAGCGCTCCTTCTACAGCGGTGCGGTGGTCAGCCACCATGAGACTGCACTCGGCCTGCCCCGTGACCACCACATGGAAGACCCCAGCTGGATCACGCGCATCCACGAGCGCTCGCAGCAAATGGAGCGCTACCTGTCCACCACCCCCGAGACCACGCACTGCCGCAAGCAGCCCCGGCCAGTGCGCATCCAGACCCTGGTGGGCAACATCCACATTAAGCAGGAGATGGAGGACGATTACGACTACTATGGGCAGCAAAGGGTGCAGATCCTGGAGCGCAACGAGTCCGAGGAGTGCACGGAAGACACCGACCAGGCAGAGGGCACTGAGAGTGAGCCCAAGGGCGAAAGCTTCGACTCGGGCGTCAGTTCCTCCATCGGCACCGAGCCTGACTCGGTGGAGCAGCAGTTTGGGTCCGGGGCGGCGCGGGATGGCCAGGCCGAACCTGCCCAAGCCGAGCAGGCCACGGAAGCTCCTGCCGAGGGCGGCCCACAGCCGCACCAGCTAGAGACAGGTGCCTCCTCCCCAGAAAGAAGCAACGAAGTGGAGATGGACAACACGGTCATCACTGTCAGCAACAGCTCCGACAAGAGCGTCCTGCAGCAGCCTTCTGTCAACACGTCTATCGGGCAGCCATTGCCAAGTACCCAGCTCTACTTACGCCAGACAGAAACCCTCACCAGCAACTTGAGGATGCCTCTGACCTTGACCAGCAACACACAGGTCATTGGCACAGCCGGCAACACCTACCTGCCGGCCCTCTTCACTACCCAGCCCGCGGGCAGTGGCCCCAAGCCTTTCCTCTTCAGCCTGCCACAGCCCCTGGCAGGCCAGCAGACCCAGTTTGTGACAGTGTCCCAGCCTGGCCTGTCGACCTTTACTGCACAGCTGCCAGCGCCACAGCCCTTGGCCCCATCCGCAGGCCACAGCACAGCCAGTGGGCAGGGCGAAAAAAAGCCTTATGAGTGCACTCTCTGCAACAAGACTTTCACCGCCAAACAGAACTACGTCAAGCACATGTTCGTACACACAG GTGAGAAGCCCCACCAATGCAGCATCTGTTGGCGCTCCTTCTCCTTAAAAGATTACCTTATCAAGCACATGGTGACACACACGGGAGTGAGGGCGTACCAGTGTAGCATCTGCAACAAGCGCTTCACCCAGAAGAGCTCTCTCAACGTGCACATGCGCCTCCACCGCGGGGAGAAGTCCTACGAGTGCTACATCTGCAAAAAGAAGTTCTCCCACAAGACCCTGCTGGAGCGGCACGTGGCCCTGCACAGTGCCAGCAACGGGACCCCTCCCGCGGGGACACCGCCCGGCGCCCGCGCTGGCCCCCCGGGGGTGGTGGCCTGCACGGAGGGGACCACTTACGTCTGCTCCGTCTGTCCCGCCAAGTTTGACCAAATCGAGCAGTTCAACGACCACATGAGGATGCACGTGTCTGACGGATAA
- the ZBTB20 gene encoding zinc finger and BTB domain-containing protein 20 isoform X2 — MTERIHSINLHNFSNSVLETLNEQRNRGHFCDVTVRIHGSMLRAHRCVLAAGSPFFQDKLLLGYSDIEIPSVVSVQSVQKLIDFMYSGVLRVSQSEALQILTAASILQIKTVIDECTRIVSQNVGDVFPGIQDSGQDTPRGTPESGTSGQSSDTESGYLQSHPQHSVDRIYSALYACSMQNGSGERSFYSGAVVSHHETALGLPRDHHMEDPSWITRIHERSQQMERYLSTTPETTHCRKQPRPVRIQTLVGNIHIKQEMEDDYDYYGQQRVQILERNESEECTEDTDQAEGTESEPKGESFDSGVSSSIGTEPDSVEQQFGSGAARDGQAEPAQAEQATEAPAEGGPQPHQLETGASSPERSNEVEMDNTVITVSNSSDKSVLQQPSVNTSIGQPLPSTQLYLRQTETLTSNLRMPLTLTSNTQVIGTAGNTYLPALFTTQPAGSGPKPFLFSLPQPLAGQQTQFVTVSQPGLSTFTAQLPAPQPLAPSAGHSTASGQGEKKPYECTLCNKTFTAKQNYVKHMFVHTGEKPHQCSICWRSFSLKDYLIKHMVTHTGVRAYQCSICNKRFTQKSSLNVHMRLHRGEKSYECYICKKKFSHKTLLERHVALHSASNGTPPAGTPPGARAGPPGVVACTEGTTYVCSVCPAKFDQIEQFNDHMRMHVSDG; from the exons ATGACCGAGCGCATTCACAGCATCAACCTTCACAACTTCAGCAATTCCGTGCTCGAGACCCTCAACGAGCAGCGCAACCGTGGCCACTTCTGTGACGTGACGGTGCGCATCCACGGGAGCATGCTGCGCGCACACCGCTGCGTGCTGGCAGCCGGCAGCCCCTTCTTCCAGGACAAGCTGCTGCTGGGCTACAGCGACATCGAAATCCCGTCGGTGGTGTCGGTGCAGTCGGTGCAAAAGCTCATTGACTTCATGTACAGCGGCGTGCTGCGCGTGTCGCAGTCAGAAGCCCTGCAGATCCTCACGGCCGCCAGCATCCTGCAGATCAAAACAGTCATCGATGAGTGCACGCGCATTGTGTCGCAGAACGTGGGCGATGTGTTCCCGGGGATTCAGGACTCAGGCCAGGACACGCCACGGGGCACTCCCGAGTCGGGCACATCGGGCCAGAGCAGCGACACCGAGTCCGGCTACCTGCAGAGCCACCCGCAGCACAGCGTGGACAGGATCTACTCGGCGCTGTACGCATGCTCCATGCAGAATGGCAGCGGGGAGCGCTCCTTCTACAGCGGTGCGGTGGTCAGCCACCATGAGACTGCACTCGGCCTGCCCCGTGACCACCACATGGAAGACCCCAGCTGGATCACGCGCATCCACGAGCGCTCGCAGCAAATGGAGCGCTACCTGTCCACCACCCCCGAGACCACGCACTGCCGCAAGCAGCCCCGGCCAGTGCGCATCCAGACCCTGGTGGGCAACATCCACATTAAGCAGGAGATGGAGGACGATTACGACTACTATGGGCAGCAAAGGGTGCAGATCCTGGAGCGCAACGAGTCCGAGGAGTGCACGGAAGACACCGACCAGGCAGAGGGCACTGAGAGTGAGCCCAAGGGCGAAAGCTTCGACTCGGGCGTCAGTTCCTCCATCGGCACCGAGCCTGACTCGGTGGAGCAGCAGTTTGGGTCCGGGGCGGCGCGGGATGGCCAGGCCGAACCTGCCCAAGCCGAGCAGGCCACGGAAGCTCCTGCCGAGGGCGGCCCACAGCCGCACCAGCTAGAGACAGGTGCCTCCTCCCCAGAAAGAAGCAACGAAGTGGAGATGGACAACACGGTCATCACTGTCAGCAACAGCTCCGACAAGAGCGTCCTGCAGCAGCCTTCTGTCAACACGTCTATCGGGCAGCCATTGCCAAGTACCCAGCTCTACTTACGCCAGACAGAAACCCTCACCAGCAACTTGAGGATGCCTCTGACCTTGACCAGCAACACACAGGTCATTGGCACAGCCGGCAACACCTACCTGCCGGCCCTCTTCACTACCCAGCCCGCGGGCAGTGGCCCCAAGCCTTTCCTCTTCAGCCTGCCACAGCCCCTGGCAGGCCAGCAGACCCAGTTTGTGACAGTGTCCCAGCCTGGCCTGTCGACCTTTACTGCACAGCTGCCAGCGCCACAGCCCTTGGCCCCATCCGCAGGCCACAGCACAGCCAGTGGGCAGGGCGAAAAAAAGCCTTATGAGTGCACTCTCTGCAACAAGACTTTCACCGCCAAACAGAACTACGTCAAGCACATGTTCGTACACACAG GTGAGAAGCCCCACCAATGCAGCATCTGTTGGCGCTCCTTCTCCTTAAAAGATTACCTTATCAAGCACATGGTGACACACACGGGAGTGAGGGCGTACCAGTGTAGCATCTGCAACAAGCGCTTCACCCAGAAGAGCTCTCTCAACGTGCACATGCGCCTCCACCGCGGGGAGAAGTCCTACGAGTGCTACATCTGCAAAAAGAAGTTCTCCCACAAGACCCTGCTGGAGCGGCACGTGGCCCTGCACAGTGCCAGCAACGGGACCCCTCCCGCGGGGACACCGCCCGGCGCCCGCGCTGGCCCCCCGGGGGTGGTGGCCTGCACGGAGGGGACCACTTACGTCTGCTCCGTCTGTCCCGCCAAGTTTGACCAAATCGAGCAGTTCAACGACCACATGAGGATGCACGTGTCTGACGGATAA